A portion of the Gasterosteus aculeatus chromosome 12, fGasAcu3.hap1.1, whole genome shotgun sequence genome contains these proteins:
- the rnf111 gene encoding E3 ubiquitin-protein ligase Arkadia isoform X4: protein MKSEVQPEAPSRQEHLKDPLVNPEPMEATKSFPDNMEVIGKAGGDFESLCESRHRPLRDTEAHRDSERTLPGRRKRKGQQAGPSDCSLKEGHISESSLAPQRARVELLQHPSEDEHNHESSFSDCASSPSSSLRFGDSDTLSSEEDAEAGATGGQHKAPALKTGGAAGVGLHPVLGRTRGNRSHKWVRSEAEPVLLKRPCLSSRRSLHRKRFVKTTPGGGQRTQKQKERLLLQRKKREVIARRKYALLHSTSSSSEELSSDSSTPSSTEAEDELYVDVSSTSSQPNSAAVATGALDEDVVVIEATPAPVPVVPASEEINVTSTDSEVEIVTVGDGFRSRSAGGLGRIWANSCSQNRLQEPRGRNRLSTVIQPLRQNAGEVVDLTVDEDDLSVVPTTSGSIQPQTIRSSSSSSSHHASTSEFHDAPGPSTSCPGSIPESMHTQRASVSARTAAEDDGRPGLTGAAGENTGTAMPRLPSCCQQHSPCGGPSPGHLSLSHSHSSCLQVSSSQHTSGSQHGHSHSNAHHFIHHVHHPAPQPPGTLPFKEPSCPVERPTALPASCAGVSSSSNNNSSSSNTAHYHDQQTLPVDLSNSGVRGAGNNGASFHGSTSAFDPCCPGSTSRPPAFVSQATPGPSQPAVVESFSSSMVAQPQPQTQPQPCRHYMHPSYGSLARSLHHQPSSACPHSHGNPQLTPQPAAQGEYVIPHTVTFHPPLPSHPAVPPAPPPPLSNHHLSSSSAPLGQHLPTDHQTLPHHMPALGASVQRLHQHEILQRMEVQRHRMMQHPTRAHERPPPHPHRMHPNYGHGHHIHVPQTMSSHPRQPEQRTAWELGIEAGVTVAPYPSGHLHSHLPHYHPPPRLHHFPIPFMHTGISEVTYPHIRYISSRMTGFGRTYEDLLHLEERLGTVNRGASQGTIERCTYPHKYKKRKLHIKQDEDEGADEDTEEKCTICLSILEEGEDVRRLPCMHLFHQLCVDQWLLTNKKCPICRVDIEAQLSAES, encoded by the exons ATGAAGAGTGAGGTGCAGCCAGAGGCCCCCAGCAGACAGGAGCACCTGAAGGACCCACTGGTGAACCCAGAGCCCATGGAGGCAACCAAGAGCTTCCCTGACAACATGGAGGTGATCGGAAAGGCAGGCGGCGACTTTGAGAGCCTGTGCGAGTCCAGGCATCGGCCCCTGAGGGACACGGAGGCACACAGGGACTCGGAACGGACCCTACCGGGacgcaggaaaagaaaaggccaaCAGGCAGGGCCGTCCGACTGCTCGCTGAAGGAGGGCCACATCAGTGAGAGTTCACTGGCCCCCCAGCGTGCCAGGGTAGAACTTTTACAGCACCCCAGTGAGGATGAACACAACCACGAGTCCTCCTTTAGTGACTGtgcttcctccccttcctctagCCTGCGATTCGGGGACTCGGACACTCTCAGCTCCGAGGAGGACGCGGAGGCCGGAGCGACGGGGGGCCAACACAAGGCTCCCGCCCTGAAAACAGGAGGAGCCGCCGGAGTTGGCCTGCACCCTGTTCTGGGTCGAACTCGGGGGAATCGCTCCCACAAGTGGGTGCGGTCTGAAGCGGAGCCGGTGCTGCTGAAGCGGCCGTGTCTGAGCAGCCGGCGGAGCCTGCATAGGAAGCGCTTTGTGAAAACAACCCCCGGTGGGGGTCAGCGGACTCAGAAGCAAAAGGAGcgactgctgctgcagaggaagaaacGTGAAGTGATCGCACGTAGGAAGTACGCTCTTCTCCATAGCACCAGTAGCTCTAGCGAGGAGTTGAGCAGTGACTCTTCCACCCCCTCTTCTACTGAAGCAGAAGATGAGCTGTACGTCGATgtcagcagcaccagcagccagCCCAACAGTGCGGCTGTAGCCACAG GGGCCCTGGATGAGGATGTGGTGGTGATTGAGGCAACTCCAGCTCCAGTGCCTGTTGTACCTGCAAGCGAGGAGATCAACGTCACCTCAACAGACAGCGAGGTGGAGATCGTCACAGTCGGAGACGGTTTCAG GTCTCGCTCAGCCGGGGGTCTCGGCAGGATTTGGGCTAATAGCTGCTCCCAGAATCGTCTCCAGGAGCCACGTGGACGCAACCGACTCTCCACCGTCATCCAGCCACTGCGGCAGAATGCCGGGGAGGTGGTGGATCTCACTGTCGATGAAGATG ATCTCTCTGTTGTGCCAACAACCTCTGGCAGCATTCAACCACAAACAATCAGgtcatcctcttcatcatcttctcaTCATGCCTCTACCTCAGAGTTCCATGATGCCCCAGGACCTTCCACTAGCTGCCCAGGCTCAATACCTGAAAGTATGCACACACAGAGGGCCAGCGTCTCTGCCCGCACTGCTGCAGAGG ATGACGGCAGACCGGGTCTGACTGGTGCAGCGGGAGAAAACACTGGCACGGCCATGCCCAGACTGCCGTCCTGCTGCCAGCAGCACTCCCCGTGTGGAGGGCCCTCCCCGGGTCACCtgtccctgagccactcccatTCAAGCTGCCTGCAGGTGTCGTCCTCCCAGCATACCAGTGGCTCGCAGCACGGCCACAGCCACAGCAACGCGCACCACTTCATCCACCACGTCCATCACCCGGCCCCACAGCCCCCGGGAACCCTGCCTTTCAAAGAGCCGAGCTGCCCCGTGGAGCGACCCACGGCTCTGCCTGCATCCTGTGCTGgagtgagcagcagcagcaacaacaacagcagcagcagcaacacagcCCACTACCATGACCAG CAAACACTGCCAGTGGACCTGAGTAACAGCGGTGTTCGGGGCGCTGGAAACAATGGGGCTAGTTTCCATGGCAGCACCTCGGCCTTTGACCCTTGCTGCCCAGGCTCCACCTCCCGGCCTCCTGCTTTCGTTTCCCAGGCCACCCCTGGGCCCAGTCAGCCAGCTGTGGTGGAATCTTTCAGCTCCTCCATGGTGGCTCAGCCTCAGCCGCAAACACAACCGCAGCCCTGCAGGCATTACATGCACCCTTCCT ATGGCTCTCTGGCACGCTCGCTGCATCATCAGCCCTCCTCCGCCTGTCCTCATTCCCATGGAAACCCCCAACTTACACCTCAGCCCGCTGCGCAAGGCGAATACGTTATTCCCCACACCGTCACCTTCCACCCGCCGCTGCCTTCCCACCCTGCCgtgccccccgcccctcccccgcctctGTCCAACCACCACCTCTCCAGCTCGAGTGCCCCACTGGGCCAGCACCTGCCTACGGACCACCAGACCCTGCCGCACCACATGCCGGCCCTGGGGGCCTCGGTGCAGAGACTCCATCAGCACGAGATCCTGCAGAGGATGGAGGTCCAGAGGCACCGGATGATGCAGCACCCGAC ACGAGCACACGAGCGGccgcccccacacccccacagaATGCACCCCAACTACGGACATGGACACCACATCCATGTGCCACAGACCATGTCTTCCCACCCTCGCCAGCCTGAGCAGCGGACAGCATG GGAGCTTGGCATCGAGGCCGGGGTGACTGTGGCTCCGTACCCTTCAGGGCACCTGCACTCCCACTTGCCCCACTACCACCCTCCCCCCAGACTGCACCACTTCCCCATCCCCTTCATG CACACTGGCATATCTGAAGTGACCTACCCGCACATTCGGTACATCTCATCTAGAATGACTGGCTTTGGAAGAACCTATGAG GACCTGCTGCATTTAGAGGAACGATTGGGGACCGTGAACCGAGGAGCCTCTCAGGGAACCATAGAGAGGTGCACTTACCCACACAAGTACAAGAAG AGAAAGCTGCATATTAAGCAAGACGAAGATGAAGGGGCAGATGAAGACACggaggagaaatgcaccatCTGTCTGTCAATactggaggaaggggaggacgTCAG
- the rnf111 gene encoding E3 ubiquitin-protein ligase Arkadia isoform X1, producing MKSEVQPEAPSRQEHLKDPLVNPEPMEATKSFPDNMEVIGKAGGDFESLCESRHRPLRDTEAHRDSERTLPGRRKRKGQQAGPSDCSLKEGHISESSLAPQRARVELLQHPSEDEHNHESSFSDCASSPSSSLRFGDSDTLSSEEDAEAGATGGQHKAPALKTGGAAGVGLHPVLGRTRGNRSHKWVRSEAEPVLLKRPCLSSRRSLHRKRFVKTTPGGGQRTQKQKERLLLQRKKREVIARRKYALLHSTSSSSEELSSDSSTPSSTEAEDELYVDVSSTSSQPNSAAVATGALDEDVVVIEATPAPVPVVPASEEINVTSTDSEVEIVTVGDGFSFSNNVHRSRSAGGLGRIWANSCSQNRLQEPRGRNRLSTVIQPLRQNAGEVVDLTVDEDDLSVVPTTSGSIQPQTIRSSSSSSSHHASTSEFHDAPGPSTSCPGSIPESMHTQRASVSARTAAEDDGRPGLTGAAGENTGTAMPRLPSCCQQHSPCGGPSPGHLSLSHSHSSCLQVSSSQHTSGSQHGHSHSNAHHFIHHVHHPAPQPPGTLPFKEPSCPVERPTALPASCAGVSSSSNNNSSSSNTAHYHDQQTLPVDLSNSGVRGAGNNGASFHGSTSAFDPCCPGSTSRPPAFVSQATPGPSQPAVVESFSSSMVAQPQPQTQPQPCRHYMHPSYGSLARSLHHQPSSACPHSHGNPQLTPQPAAQGEYVIPHTVTFHPPLPSHPAVPPAPPPPLSNHHLSSSSAPLGQHLPTDHQTLPHHMPALGASVQRLHQHEILQRMEVQRHRMMQHPTRAHERPPPHPHRMHPNYGHGHHIHVPQTMSSHPRQPEQRTAWELGIEAGVTVAPYPSGHLHSHLPHYHPPPRLHHFPIPFMHTGISEVTYPHIRYISSRMTGFGRTYEDLLHLEERLGTVNRGASQGTIERCTYPHKYKKKVLERDIDQELTPEAWASIGKNMHATPESRKLHIKQDEDEGADEDTEEKCTICLSILEEGEDVRRLPCMHLFHQLCVDQWLLTNKKCPICRVDIEAQLSAES from the exons ATGAAGAGTGAGGTGCAGCCAGAGGCCCCCAGCAGACAGGAGCACCTGAAGGACCCACTGGTGAACCCAGAGCCCATGGAGGCAACCAAGAGCTTCCCTGACAACATGGAGGTGATCGGAAAGGCAGGCGGCGACTTTGAGAGCCTGTGCGAGTCCAGGCATCGGCCCCTGAGGGACACGGAGGCACACAGGGACTCGGAACGGACCCTACCGGGacgcaggaaaagaaaaggccaaCAGGCAGGGCCGTCCGACTGCTCGCTGAAGGAGGGCCACATCAGTGAGAGTTCACTGGCCCCCCAGCGTGCCAGGGTAGAACTTTTACAGCACCCCAGTGAGGATGAACACAACCACGAGTCCTCCTTTAGTGACTGtgcttcctccccttcctctagCCTGCGATTCGGGGACTCGGACACTCTCAGCTCCGAGGAGGACGCGGAGGCCGGAGCGACGGGGGGCCAACACAAGGCTCCCGCCCTGAAAACAGGAGGAGCCGCCGGAGTTGGCCTGCACCCTGTTCTGGGTCGAACTCGGGGGAATCGCTCCCACAAGTGGGTGCGGTCTGAAGCGGAGCCGGTGCTGCTGAAGCGGCCGTGTCTGAGCAGCCGGCGGAGCCTGCATAGGAAGCGCTTTGTGAAAACAACCCCCGGTGGGGGTCAGCGGACTCAGAAGCAAAAGGAGcgactgctgctgcagaggaagaaacGTGAAGTGATCGCACGTAGGAAGTACGCTCTTCTCCATAGCACCAGTAGCTCTAGCGAGGAGTTGAGCAGTGACTCTTCCACCCCCTCTTCTACTGAAGCAGAAGATGAGCTGTACGTCGATgtcagcagcaccagcagccagCCCAACAGTGCGGCTGTAGCCACAG GGGCCCTGGATGAGGATGTGGTGGTGATTGAGGCAACTCCAGCTCCAGTGCCTGTTGTACCTGCAAGCGAGGAGATCAACGTCACCTCAACAGACAGCGAGGTGGAGATCGTCACAGTCGGAGACGGTTTCAG tttttccaacaatgtGCACAGGTCTCGCTCAGCCGGGGGTCTCGGCAGGATTTGGGCTAATAGCTGCTCCCAGAATCGTCTCCAGGAGCCACGTGGACGCAACCGACTCTCCACCGTCATCCAGCCACTGCGGCAGAATGCCGGGGAGGTGGTGGATCTCACTGTCGATGAAGATG ATCTCTCTGTTGTGCCAACAACCTCTGGCAGCATTCAACCACAAACAATCAGgtcatcctcttcatcatcttctcaTCATGCCTCTACCTCAGAGTTCCATGATGCCCCAGGACCTTCCACTAGCTGCCCAGGCTCAATACCTGAAAGTATGCACACACAGAGGGCCAGCGTCTCTGCCCGCACTGCTGCAGAGG ATGACGGCAGACCGGGTCTGACTGGTGCAGCGGGAGAAAACACTGGCACGGCCATGCCCAGACTGCCGTCCTGCTGCCAGCAGCACTCCCCGTGTGGAGGGCCCTCCCCGGGTCACCtgtccctgagccactcccatTCAAGCTGCCTGCAGGTGTCGTCCTCCCAGCATACCAGTGGCTCGCAGCACGGCCACAGCCACAGCAACGCGCACCACTTCATCCACCACGTCCATCACCCGGCCCCACAGCCCCCGGGAACCCTGCCTTTCAAAGAGCCGAGCTGCCCCGTGGAGCGACCCACGGCTCTGCCTGCATCCTGTGCTGgagtgagcagcagcagcaacaacaacagcagcagcagcaacacagcCCACTACCATGACCAG CAAACACTGCCAGTGGACCTGAGTAACAGCGGTGTTCGGGGCGCTGGAAACAATGGGGCTAGTTTCCATGGCAGCACCTCGGCCTTTGACCCTTGCTGCCCAGGCTCCACCTCCCGGCCTCCTGCTTTCGTTTCCCAGGCCACCCCTGGGCCCAGTCAGCCAGCTGTGGTGGAATCTTTCAGCTCCTCCATGGTGGCTCAGCCTCAGCCGCAAACACAACCGCAGCCCTGCAGGCATTACATGCACCCTTCCT ATGGCTCTCTGGCACGCTCGCTGCATCATCAGCCCTCCTCCGCCTGTCCTCATTCCCATGGAAACCCCCAACTTACACCTCAGCCCGCTGCGCAAGGCGAATACGTTATTCCCCACACCGTCACCTTCCACCCGCCGCTGCCTTCCCACCCTGCCgtgccccccgcccctcccccgcctctGTCCAACCACCACCTCTCCAGCTCGAGTGCCCCACTGGGCCAGCACCTGCCTACGGACCACCAGACCCTGCCGCACCACATGCCGGCCCTGGGGGCCTCGGTGCAGAGACTCCATCAGCACGAGATCCTGCAGAGGATGGAGGTCCAGAGGCACCGGATGATGCAGCACCCGAC ACGAGCACACGAGCGGccgcccccacacccccacagaATGCACCCCAACTACGGACATGGACACCACATCCATGTGCCACAGACCATGTCTTCCCACCCTCGCCAGCCTGAGCAGCGGACAGCATG GGAGCTTGGCATCGAGGCCGGGGTGACTGTGGCTCCGTACCCTTCAGGGCACCTGCACTCCCACTTGCCCCACTACCACCCTCCCCCCAGACTGCACCACTTCCCCATCCCCTTCATG CACACTGGCATATCTGAAGTGACCTACCCGCACATTCGGTACATCTCATCTAGAATGACTGGCTTTGGAAGAACCTATGAG GACCTGCTGCATTTAGAGGAACGATTGGGGACCGTGAACCGAGGAGCCTCTCAGGGAACCATAGAGAGGTGCACTTACCCACACAAGTACAAGAAG AAGGTGTTGGAGAGAGACATTGACCAAGAGTTAACCCCTGAAGCTTGGGCATCTATTGGGAAAAATATGCACGCAACCCCAGAATCG AGAAAGCTGCATATTAAGCAAGACGAAGATGAAGGGGCAGATGAAGACACggaggagaaatgcaccatCTGTCTGTCAATactggaggaaggggaggacgTCAG
- the rnf111 gene encoding E3 ubiquitin-protein ligase Arkadia isoform X3, with protein MKSEVQPEAPSRQEHLKDPLVNPEPMEATKSFPDNMEVIGKAGGDFESLCESRHRPLRDTEAHRDSERTLPGRRKRKGQQAGPSDCSLKEGHISESSLAPQRARVELLQHPSEDEHNHESSFSDCASSPSSSLRFGDSDTLSSEEDAEAGATGGQHKAPALKTGGAAGVGLHPVLGRTRGNRSHKWVRSEAEPVLLKRPCLSSRRSLHRKRFVKTTPGGGQRTQKQKERLLLQRKKREVIARRKYALLHSTSSSSEELSSDSSTPSSTEAEDELYVDVSSTSSQPNSAAVATGALDEDVVVIEATPAPVPVVPASEEINVTSTDSEVEIVTVGDGFSFSNNVHRSRSAGGLGRIWANSCSQNRLQEPRGRNRLSTVIQPLRQNAGEVVDLTVDEDDLSVVPTTSGSIQPQTIRSSSSSSSHHASTSEFHDAPGPSTSCPGSIPESMHTQRASVSARTAAEDDGRPGLTGAAGENTGTAMPRLPSCCQQHSPCGGPSPGHLSLSHSHSSCLQVSSSQHTSGSQHGHSHSNAHHFIHHVHHPAPQPPGTLPFKEPSCPVERPTALPASCAGVSSSSNNNSSSSNTAHYHDQQTLPVDLSNSGVRGAGNNGASFHGSTSAFDPCCPGSTSRPPAFVSQATPGPSQPAVVESFSSSMVAQPQPQTQPQPCRHYMHPSYGSLARSLHHQPSSACPHSHGNPQLTPQPAAQGEYVIPHTVTFHPPLPSHPAVPPAPPPPLSNHHLSSSSAPLGQHLPTDHQTLPHHMPALGASVQRLHQHEILQRMEVQRHRMMQHPTRAHERPPPHPHRMHPNYGHGHHIHVPQTMSSHPRQPEQRTAWELGIEAGVTVAPYPSGHLHSHLPHYHPPPRLHHFPIPFMHTGISEVTYPHIRYISSRMTGFGRTYEDLLHLEERLGTVNRGASQGTIERCTYPHKYKKRKLHIKQDEDEGADEDTEEKCTICLSILEEGEDVRRLPCMHLFHQLCVDQWLLTNKKCPICRVDIEAQLSAES; from the exons ATGAAGAGTGAGGTGCAGCCAGAGGCCCCCAGCAGACAGGAGCACCTGAAGGACCCACTGGTGAACCCAGAGCCCATGGAGGCAACCAAGAGCTTCCCTGACAACATGGAGGTGATCGGAAAGGCAGGCGGCGACTTTGAGAGCCTGTGCGAGTCCAGGCATCGGCCCCTGAGGGACACGGAGGCACACAGGGACTCGGAACGGACCCTACCGGGacgcaggaaaagaaaaggccaaCAGGCAGGGCCGTCCGACTGCTCGCTGAAGGAGGGCCACATCAGTGAGAGTTCACTGGCCCCCCAGCGTGCCAGGGTAGAACTTTTACAGCACCCCAGTGAGGATGAACACAACCACGAGTCCTCCTTTAGTGACTGtgcttcctccccttcctctagCCTGCGATTCGGGGACTCGGACACTCTCAGCTCCGAGGAGGACGCGGAGGCCGGAGCGACGGGGGGCCAACACAAGGCTCCCGCCCTGAAAACAGGAGGAGCCGCCGGAGTTGGCCTGCACCCTGTTCTGGGTCGAACTCGGGGGAATCGCTCCCACAAGTGGGTGCGGTCTGAAGCGGAGCCGGTGCTGCTGAAGCGGCCGTGTCTGAGCAGCCGGCGGAGCCTGCATAGGAAGCGCTTTGTGAAAACAACCCCCGGTGGGGGTCAGCGGACTCAGAAGCAAAAGGAGcgactgctgctgcagaggaagaaacGTGAAGTGATCGCACGTAGGAAGTACGCTCTTCTCCATAGCACCAGTAGCTCTAGCGAGGAGTTGAGCAGTGACTCTTCCACCCCCTCTTCTACTGAAGCAGAAGATGAGCTGTACGTCGATgtcagcagcaccagcagccagCCCAACAGTGCGGCTGTAGCCACAG GGGCCCTGGATGAGGATGTGGTGGTGATTGAGGCAACTCCAGCTCCAGTGCCTGTTGTACCTGCAAGCGAGGAGATCAACGTCACCTCAACAGACAGCGAGGTGGAGATCGTCACAGTCGGAGACGGTTTCAG tttttccaacaatgtGCACAGGTCTCGCTCAGCCGGGGGTCTCGGCAGGATTTGGGCTAATAGCTGCTCCCAGAATCGTCTCCAGGAGCCACGTGGACGCAACCGACTCTCCACCGTCATCCAGCCACTGCGGCAGAATGCCGGGGAGGTGGTGGATCTCACTGTCGATGAAGATG ATCTCTCTGTTGTGCCAACAACCTCTGGCAGCATTCAACCACAAACAATCAGgtcatcctcttcatcatcttctcaTCATGCCTCTACCTCAGAGTTCCATGATGCCCCAGGACCTTCCACTAGCTGCCCAGGCTCAATACCTGAAAGTATGCACACACAGAGGGCCAGCGTCTCTGCCCGCACTGCTGCAGAGG ATGACGGCAGACCGGGTCTGACTGGTGCAGCGGGAGAAAACACTGGCACGGCCATGCCCAGACTGCCGTCCTGCTGCCAGCAGCACTCCCCGTGTGGAGGGCCCTCCCCGGGTCACCtgtccctgagccactcccatTCAAGCTGCCTGCAGGTGTCGTCCTCCCAGCATACCAGTGGCTCGCAGCACGGCCACAGCCACAGCAACGCGCACCACTTCATCCACCACGTCCATCACCCGGCCCCACAGCCCCCGGGAACCCTGCCTTTCAAAGAGCCGAGCTGCCCCGTGGAGCGACCCACGGCTCTGCCTGCATCCTGTGCTGgagtgagcagcagcagcaacaacaacagcagcagcagcaacacagcCCACTACCATGACCAG CAAACACTGCCAGTGGACCTGAGTAACAGCGGTGTTCGGGGCGCTGGAAACAATGGGGCTAGTTTCCATGGCAGCACCTCGGCCTTTGACCCTTGCTGCCCAGGCTCCACCTCCCGGCCTCCTGCTTTCGTTTCCCAGGCCACCCCTGGGCCCAGTCAGCCAGCTGTGGTGGAATCTTTCAGCTCCTCCATGGTGGCTCAGCCTCAGCCGCAAACACAACCGCAGCCCTGCAGGCATTACATGCACCCTTCCT ATGGCTCTCTGGCACGCTCGCTGCATCATCAGCCCTCCTCCGCCTGTCCTCATTCCCATGGAAACCCCCAACTTACACCTCAGCCCGCTGCGCAAGGCGAATACGTTATTCCCCACACCGTCACCTTCCACCCGCCGCTGCCTTCCCACCCTGCCgtgccccccgcccctcccccgcctctGTCCAACCACCACCTCTCCAGCTCGAGTGCCCCACTGGGCCAGCACCTGCCTACGGACCACCAGACCCTGCCGCACCACATGCCGGCCCTGGGGGCCTCGGTGCAGAGACTCCATCAGCACGAGATCCTGCAGAGGATGGAGGTCCAGAGGCACCGGATGATGCAGCACCCGAC ACGAGCACACGAGCGGccgcccccacacccccacagaATGCACCCCAACTACGGACATGGACACCACATCCATGTGCCACAGACCATGTCTTCCCACCCTCGCCAGCCTGAGCAGCGGACAGCATG GGAGCTTGGCATCGAGGCCGGGGTGACTGTGGCTCCGTACCCTTCAGGGCACCTGCACTCCCACTTGCCCCACTACCACCCTCCCCCCAGACTGCACCACTTCCCCATCCCCTTCATG CACACTGGCATATCTGAAGTGACCTACCCGCACATTCGGTACATCTCATCTAGAATGACTGGCTTTGGAAGAACCTATGAG GACCTGCTGCATTTAGAGGAACGATTGGGGACCGTGAACCGAGGAGCCTCTCAGGGAACCATAGAGAGGTGCACTTACCCACACAAGTACAAGAAG AGAAAGCTGCATATTAAGCAAGACGAAGATGAAGGGGCAGATGAAGACACggaggagaaatgcaccatCTGTCTGTCAATactggaggaaggggaggacgTCAG